Proteins encoded within one genomic window of Macrotis lagotis isolate mMagLag1 chromosome 3, bilby.v1.9.chrom.fasta, whole genome shotgun sequence:
- the LOC141516470 gene encoding olfactory receptor 5P3-like, with product MSGKNCTAVTEFIILGLTDEPNLCVILLLIFLGFYVVTLISNLSIITLIKKSSQLHTPMYLFLSHLAFVDIGSSSTVTPVMLKNFLVDKTIIPLGGCVVQLFFVAFFGTAECFLLAVMAYDRYVAICNPLLYSVNMPPRICTLLLIFSYLGACINAWIYTCCLLSLSFCGPNKINHFFCDYSPLLNLATYQDDIVEILTSASAGSIIVISVLIVILSYVSILFSVLKISSTEGRSKAFSTCTSHLAAVILFYGTLTFIYVMPNSNYSADENKVISVFYMVIIPLLNPLIYSLRNNEVKGALRKLMRRKHTFS from the coding sequence ATGTCTGGCAAGAACTGCACTGCTGTgactgaattcattattttggGATTAACAGATGAGCCAAACCTTTGTGTCAttcttcttttgatatttttaggtttttatgttgTCACCTTAATTAGTAACCTTAGTATAATCACATTGATCAAAAAAAGCTCCCAACTTCACACGCCaatgtacctttttctcagcCATTTGGCATTTGTGGATATTGGGTCTTCCTCAACTGTCACACCTGTTATGCTCAAGAATTTTCTTGTGGACAAAACCATAATCCCTCTTGGAGGCTGTGTGGTCCAACTGTTCTTTGTAGCCTTCTTTGGGACAGCTGAGTGCTTTCTGCTGGCTGTGATGGCCTATGATCGGTATGTGGCAATCTGTAACCCCCTGCTTTATTCTGTCAACATGCCCCCTAGGATCTGTACTCTATTACTTATCTTCTCCTACCTGGGGGCTTGTATAAATGCTTGGATCTACACTTGTTGCTTATTGAGCCTGTCCTTCTGTGGGCCCAATAAAATTAATCACTTTTTCTGTGATTATTCACCACTTCTGAACCTTGCTACGTACCAAGATGATATTGTTGAAATTCTAACTTCTGCCTCTGCTGGATCTATAATTGTGATCTCAGTACTAATTGTCATACTCTCTTATGTCTCCATCCTCTTCTCTGTCTTGAAAATCAGCTCCACTGAGGGAAGATCCAAAGCTTTCTCGACTTGCACCTCCCATCTCGCCGCAGTCATTCTCTTCTATGGCACCCTTACATTCATTTATGTGATGCCCAACTCCAACTACTCAGCAGATGAGAATAAAGTAATATCAGTTTTCTACATGGTAATTATCCCCTTGTTGAACCCTCTTATCTATAGTCTAAGGAACAATGAAGTAAAAGGGGCCCTGAGAAAACTGATGAGGAGGAAACATACCTTTTCATGA